In Hermetia illucens chromosome 1, iHerIll2.2.curated.20191125, whole genome shotgun sequence, one genomic interval encodes:
- the LOC119647060 gene encoding phospholipase A1-like: MQGSIVLLVLGLTAAFAAPLLEDDEWVLVPDEHMQLRLMNLKDVEFQMNLENRGSFNVVFRLYTRENPKEGEIIVPGDAESLAKSNFNPNNPTRIVSHGWGGSGNSNTIRTCREAYLYRGEFNIIGVDWSEGADSKNYIKARNNVNEAARQVAQLADFLADHGMKFNDLYLIGHSLGAHVVGMTAKKVTRGKVNTIFGLDPAMPLFFEKKPNERLAVGDAEYVQTIQTNAGVLGFDVPIGDASFYPNWGGDQPGCGIDIAGTCAHYRSWAYLGETIKETPDEFIGVKCESYQSIVDRYCPYKGVTGVMGGQPSNHSIVGVFYLPTAKDTPYALGKFYQ, from the exons ATGCAAGGTTCTATCGTTTTACTGGTTTTAGGGCTAACAGCAG CCTTTGCTGCTCCACTTTTGGAGGATGATGAATGGGTTCTCGTTCCCGACGAGCACATGCAACTCCGTTTAATGAATCTCAAGGATGTTGAGTTTCAGATGAACTTAGAAAACCGAGGTAGCTTCAATGTTGTTTTCCGTTTATACACAAGAGAAAATccaaaagaaggagaaattatTGTTCCTGGCGATGCTGAAAGTTTGGCTAAATCGAATTTCAACCCGAATAATCCGACAAG AATTGTCTCTCATGGCTGGGGTGGAAGTGGAAACTCAAACACAATCCGCACTTGCCGCGAGGCCTACCTATACCGCGGTGAATTCAACATAATTGGTGTCGATTGGAGTGAGGGAGCAGATAGCAAAAACTACATCAAGGCCAGGAACAATGTTAATGAGGCTGCCAGACAAGTTGCTCAACTCGCCGACTTCTTAGCTGACCATGGAATGAAATTCAACGATTTGTATTTGATCGGTCACAGCTTGGGAGCCCATGTTGTCGGTATGACTGCCAAGAAAGTAACTCGTGGTAAAGTCAACACTATTTTTGGCCTGGATCCTGCCATGCCACTTTTCTTCGAAAAAAAGCCAAACGAACGATTAGCTGTTGGTGATGCTGAATATGTGCAAACGATTCAAACCAATGCTGGAGTTTTAGGGTTCGATGTTCCAATTGGCGACGCTTCGTTCTATCCAAACTGGGGTGGCGATCAACCTGGCTGCGGCATTGACATTGCTGGAACTTGTGCCCACTATAGATCATGGGCTTACTTAGGCGAAACCATCAAAGAAACTCCTGATGAGTTTATCGGTGTGAAATGTGAAAGTTATCAGAGTATTGTTGACCGTTATTGTCCATATAAGGGCGTTACGGGAGTTATGGGCGGCCAACCTTCGAACCACAGTATCGTTGGTGTGTTCTATTTGCCAACTGCGAAGGATACTCCATACGCGTTGGGAAAATTCTATCAATGA